TAGCCTGCCGGCCGAACCGTCGACGGGGCGTACGCGTCCGTCTCGCCCCACGCGCCCGCTCCCCGGCTCAACCGGTTCGAAGGAGCGCTGCCGGATCGCGCTCACCGTCGTCGGGGACAGTCCCGCGGCGCTCGCGACGGCCCGGTCCGACCAGTGCCGGTGCTCGGTGAGGATACGGAGGGCCGCCCCCTCGCGATCGGCCGGCGACAGCGGAAGACCGTGCTTGATATTGGCATTGACAGAGAGGAGAAAGGCTTCTCTGTCGTCACCTTCGAAGAACGTGACGGAGATGGTCTCATCGCCCCGGAGCTGCGCGGCCCGCAGCCGGTGCATTCCGTCGATCACCCGCATCGTGCTCATGTGCACAAGAATCGGCGGAAGGTCCCGCGTCGTGGCCAGCAGTTGTACGTGTTCGAGGTTCTCCCCGGCCACTCGAGGTGAATCACCGGGAAGAAGCGAGGATATCGGAACCGAAACCGGGGTTGCCGTGCCCAATGTTGCCGAGTCCTGCATATTGCTCCACATCCGAACACTCACCCGTCGATAGGTAGTTGTTAGTGTGCGCGTACGGAATACTCCGTTCCCCGGAAAGCGACAAGCCCTCCGCCCGGCATCATCGCCAACGGTTCGCACTGCGGGCAACACCTGCCAAGGCATCAGCGTAGGTAGTCAGTACTACTCGATCGAGCAGTAGTGGTGCGGTGGTTGAGCTGGCAATACTTGGCGGCACGCGAGTGGCAAGCCCGATCAGAAGGAGAATTTCCGGTGACGAATTTGAGGCGGCTGCGGAGTCGGCGCCTGGCGGGGGTGGTGGCCGTTGCCACCGCGTTCGTCCTGGTGGGATCGCTGAACAGTGCCGCGCCCGCGGCCCCGCGCAAGGCGGCCGCCATCGACCTTGATCACGGGAACGCCCTGATCGAGGTCGTGTATCCGAAGTTCCAGAGGGTGTCGCGCGAGCAGAGCTCGGGCCGTTCCGTGTCATTGACCGTGGACCACGCCATTCTGATCGAGATGCCGTGGTTCGACGCCATAGCTCCCTACCATCCGACGGCGAAAGGCATTTTCTCGGACCTGGGACGTCGCCCGAAAGAGGAACGCACGGTCCGCAACAAGAACATCGCGGTCATCTACTCGGCCTTCACCTCGCTCAACGAGGTCCTCCCGCAGTACAAGTCGCGCTGGCTCGAGATGATGGAGTCGGCGGGGCTCGATCCGAACGACACCAAGGAGGACCCGACCACCCCGAGCGGCATTGGAATTCTCGCCGCGAAGAGCGCCATGGCAGCGCGCGTGGGGGACGGGTCCAACCGTGACGGCGATGAGGGCGGGCGCAAGTACAACCGGCAGCCCTACGCCGACTACACGGGCTACAAGCCGGTCAACACCGTGGACGAGCTGCGCAATCCGTCCCGCTGGCAGCCCAACGCCACCTCGACGAACAACGTTCTGAGGTCTCAGCAGTTCGCCACACCTCAGTACGGTCGCGTGCGGCCGTTCTCGTACGACAGCCCCACCCGGTTCAAGGTCTCTCCTCCGACCAAGAGCAACCACCACAACCGGAAGGCCTACAAGAGCCAGGCCGACGAGGTCCTCAAGGCCTCGGCGAACCTGAATGACCGCCAGAAGATGAGCGCCGAACTCTTCAACGACAAGGTCATCACCTTCGGTGCCGTCGCCGGCACTCCAGTGGTCACCGGAGGCAAGTACGACACGGAGAAGATGGTGCAGTACATCACCACGTCCGATGTCGCCTTCGTCGACGCGACCATCGCCACGTGGCACTTCAAGCGCAAGTACGACTCGGTGCGGCCGTTCAGTGCGATTCGCCACGTGTACGGGAAGAAGAAGGTGACGGCATGGGGCGGTGTCGGTAAGGGCACCGTCAGCGACATCACCGGAAACGAATGGCGGAGCTATCTGAGCACGAACTCTGCCGACAGTCCTGAATACCCCTCCGTCACCTCCGCGCTCTGCCTTGCATTCGCCCAGCAAGTGCGGAAGTTCACCGGAACCGACAAGATCGACATAGCCGTCCCCACGGCCAAGGGATCTTCCCTCGTCGAACCGGGGGTCACTCCCGCCGCCGACACCACACTGCGCTGGAGCAACTGGACGGACTTCGCGAACGATTGTGGCGAGAGCAGGGTCTGGGCCGGTGAGAACTTCCCTTCCGCAATTGAGGCATCGCGTCAGTACGCGCCGGAGATCGGCGACCTGAGCTACGACTTCGTCCAGCACAAGCTGAACGGGAGCTGAACTTCCCCGCCTCTGCTGCCGGCTGCCCGGCAGAGCCGCTGGCTCTGCCGGGCAGCCGGCTGTCGTCTGTTCGGCTCTGCGCGAAGTTTCCTCGGTTGTGCGCCGCTGGTCGACGCGCTGCCTGAATCCGGCCGGAGAACGCTCACAAAGCCTCTGACCAGCCAGCCTTGCCCGGCGGCGAACCCGGAGGGCAGTGACTCATATAGCGCCTTCTAGCGAAAGATCAAGGGTAGAAGAGTTGAGAAGGGGGAGCTACAGTGCACGCTTGCGGCTCGATCGCATGACGGGGGATTCACAGAATGATCTTTCAAGCGCTTCCATCAAGGTGCCCTTTATCTGATGTGACGGGATCGGATCCCGCATTCGGCGGTCTCTCTCCGGACCACGTGGACACGTGCCTACGGCAGATGACCGGAATGCGCCCTACGGGGCCAGCGCAGTCGCCATCGGACAGGGCGCTGGATTGACCGCACCTGATCAGCAGGATCGGTGTCGCGATGTGCTGCGGGCCGGGGCGTCCGGCGTACGGGCGGGTGGCGGCCGGCGACACCATTCATCACAGCGAAGCAGGGGGGCTCGCCGGTCCGTCGGCGCGACTGTGCGCCGTCGTCGCACGCTCGGCAGCGGTGCGGGCCCCGGTCTCACCTGTCGCGTGGAAGCGACGACGCCGTTGAGCCGGAGTGACTGGGGGAGCGAACATGGCGATCAAGGTTGTGCTGGCCGCGGACGAAGCCCTCACCAGGGAGGCGCTCGCTGAACTCCTGCAACTGCCCGGAGACATCGAGGTCGTCGCTCATACGGGGCGGGGCGACAGGGTGCTGGGGCTGGTGAACGGCCATCAGGCCGGGCTCGCGCTCCTCGATGTGCACATGCCGGGCAGGAACGGGATCGAGGTCGCGGAGCAGTT
This Streptomyces sp. NBC_01283 DNA region includes the following protein-coding sequences:
- a CDS encoding DUF6851 domain-containing protein; its protein translation is MTNLRRLRSRRLAGVVAVATAFVLVGSLNSAAPAAPRKAAAIDLDHGNALIEVVYPKFQRVSREQSSGRSVSLTVDHAILIEMPWFDAIAPYHPTAKGIFSDLGRRPKEERTVRNKNIAVIYSAFTSLNEVLPQYKSRWLEMMESAGLDPNDTKEDPTTPSGIGILAAKSAMAARVGDGSNRDGDEGGRKYNRQPYADYTGYKPVNTVDELRNPSRWQPNATSTNNVLRSQQFATPQYGRVRPFSYDSPTRFKVSPPTKSNHHNRKAYKSQADEVLKASANLNDRQKMSAELFNDKVITFGAVAGTPVVTGGKYDTEKMVQYITTSDVAFVDATIATWHFKRKYDSVRPFSAIRHVYGKKKVTAWGGVGKGTVSDITGNEWRSYLSTNSADSPEYPSVTSALCLAFAQQVRKFTGTDKIDIAVPTAKGSSLVEPGVTPAADTTLRWSNWTDFANDCGESRVWAGENFPSAIEASRQYAPEIGDLSYDFVQHKLNGS